One segment of Ricinus communis isolate WT05 ecotype wild-type chromosome 8, ASM1957865v1, whole genome shotgun sequence DNA contains the following:
- the LOC8273062 gene encoding uncharacterized protein LOC8273062, whose amino-acid sequence MKMEVHPRVNSVLAKRLWNVLRVTFFMIRKGLVTKRKLIMDMNLMMKRGKLLRKSLSNLLSHHHHSRNMTRGSYGLQEYEFSCSNSPNPVFFHVPKRKHHYFPCINQPEVIEEEENGKALVMLPKTPEYTFNIHLDNSAAYDFAPGEKRSPSPFSVRVSDYSSEEENCDAGNGQVDDEAEEFIRRFYEQLRVQSRMQLLQYQ is encoded by the coding sequence atgaaaatggaGGTACATCCCAGAGTGAACTCAGTGCTGGCCAAGCGGCTTTGGAATGTGTTAAGGGTCACCTTCTTTATGATAAGGAAGGGACTGgtaacaaaaagaaagttgaTCATGGACATGAATCTCATGATGAAGAGAGGCAAGCTGTTGAGGAAATCTTTGAGCAATCTTTTATCTCATCACCACCACTCGAGAAACATGACACGTGGTAGCTACGGCTTACAGGAGTATGAATTTTCATGCAGTAACAGCCCAAATCCTGTTTTTTTCCACGTGCCAAAGAGAAAACACCATTACTTTCCTTGCATCAATCAACCTGAAGTCATTGAAGAAGAGGAGAATGGCAAGGCTTTGGTAATGCTGCCAAAGACTCCTGAATACACATTCAACATTCATCTCGACAACTCTGCAGCTTATGATTTCGCTCCGGGCGAGAAGCGTAGCCCTTCACCATTCTCCGTAAGGGTATCCGATTATTCATCAGAAGAAGAGAATTGTGATGCTGGAAATGGACAGGTTGATGATGAAGCTGAGGAGTTCATCCGAAGGTTCTATGAGCAGCTAAGGGTACAAAGTCGAATGCAGTTGCTGCAATATCAGTGA
- the LOC8273063 gene encoding receptor-like protein EIX2: protein MALWMELISFLPGESKKIAVIGEELFATKKSGHVYGLNLRPRILNPSPAGFSFMPFRGEISSSITKLRYLIPLDLSLFSGSGNSIQQFIGSLKNLRYLNFSGCFFSWKNPVQFVTRLVSLDLSESEIPRSFGNLYTLKTLDLSRTYLSGNFPDMINVSFIRELHLSMNKVHWSLSESIGQLSNLEVLDLSSNSMGGVISDIHFSNLSKLWKLDISDHSYTLAFSSNWNPLFQLIILKMRSCILGPRFPQWLHRQKRIIHLDISNTSISDRISDWFWELPPTLRYLNLSYNLISGEVQKLPLILGNFSVIDMSSNNFHGSIPLLRPDITLLNLAKNRLSGTISNLCSISGTTLTFLITSSRENFLLCHPAHIQILDFSRNNISGSIPQVLDQYAGTSIVAYTQNIILAWKGIELEYGQTLRFVKCIDISTGTIPRRIGYLNSLESLDLSASHLSGGHPDSLSDLNFLSYINLSDNKLQGKIPMRTQMQSFNGTSFEGNARLCGKPLPNRCPREQSDNPSVDGDSKVVMEDGKDEIITSGFYISMGVGFGTAFWAVCGTLLLYRPGRHATFGSWTWWDVG from the exons ATGGCATTGTGGATGGAGCTAATCAGCTTTCTTCCTGGGGAAAGCAAGAAGATCGCTGTAATTGGAGAGGAGCTATTTGCAACAAAAAAATCCGGCCATGTTTATGGGCTCAACCTCCGCCCAAGAATCCTTAATCCCAGCCCTGCTGGATTTAGTTTCATGCCTTTCCGAGGGGAGATAAGCTCTTCAATAACTAAGCTACGATATTTGATACCCTTGGACCTGAGTTTGTTCTCAGGAAGTGGAAACTCCATACAGCAGTTCATTGGTTCTTTGAAAAACTTGAGATACCTGAACTTCTCCGGTTGTTTCTTTTCCTGGAAGAATCCTGTCCAATTTGTTACCAGGTTGGTTTCTCTTGATCTTAGCGAAA GTGAAATTCCAAGATCGTTTGGAAATCTTTACACTTTGAAGACTTTAGATTTGTCTCGCACCTATCTGTCAGGAAACTTTCCTGATATGATAAATGTTTCCTTCATCAGAGAGTTGCATCTTTCCATGAATAAAGTACATTGGAGTCTGTCTGAAAGTATAGGCCAACTTTCCAATCTTGAAGTTTTGGATCTCTCATCAAATTCAATGGGTGGAGTCATCTCAGATATCCACTTTTCAAACCTCTCCAAGTTATGGAAATTGGACATTTCTGATCATTCTTACACTTTGGCTTTTAGCTCTAACTGGAATCCCCTTTTTCAGCTTATCATCTTAAAAATGAGATCGTGCATTTTGGGTCCTCGTTTTCCGCAATGGCTGCATAGACAAAAGAGGATCATTCACCTTGATATCTCTAATACCAGTATCTCAGATCGCATCAGTGATTGGTTTTGGGAACTTCCTCCCACATTGAGGTACCTGAATCTCTCCTACAACCTAATCAGCGGTGAAGTTCAGAAGTTGCCATTAATACTTGGTAACTTTTCTGTTATTGACATGAGTTCGAACAATTTTCATGGCTCAATACCTTTACTTCGACCTGATATAACACTATTGAATCTCGCCAAAAATAGGTTGTCTGGAACTATATCCAACTTGTGCTCAATATCAGGTACAACGTTGACCTTTCTGATAACTTCTTCTCGGGAGAACTTCCTG CTATGCCATCCAGCTCATATTCAAATACTGGATTTCTCCCGTAACAACATATCAGGAAGCATTCCCCA AGTACTGGATCAATATGCAGGGACTTCCATAGTTGCATACACACAGAATATAATACTTGCTTGGAAAGGAATAGAGCTTGAGTATGGGCAAACTCTTCGCTTTGTCAAGTGCATTGATATTTCAA CTGGAACCATTCCTCGCAGAATTGGTTACTTGAATTCATTAGAATCTCTTGATCTGTCGGCAAGTCATCTTTCTGGTGGCCATCCGGATAGTCTTAGTGACTTGAATTTTCTGAGTTACATAAACCTGTCGGATAACAAACTTCAAGGCAAAATTCCAATGCGCACTCAAATGCAGAGCTTTAATGGTACATCATTCGAGGGGAATGCAAGACTTTGTGGCAAACCACTTCCAAACAGGTGCCCTAGAGAACAATCAGATAATCCCTCTGTTGATGGAGACAGCAAAGTTGTCATGGAAGACGGCAAGGATGAGATTATAACCTCAGGATTCTACATAAGCATGGGGGTGGGGTTTGGAACAGCATTCTGGGCAGTTTGTGGAACTTTATTGCTTTATAGGCCAGGTAGACATGCTACTTTCGGTTCTTGGACATGGTGGGACGTTGGCTAA
- the LOC107260794 gene encoding protein SRC2 homolog yields MESKFMELKVMYCNDLKAFNFFQKLLVYVLVSLVSEDPDKKLKRNQQQRTPTDTEDDGNPAWNHEMRFDLSEVSFVDCDHLFLHFDLLHEGLYFGNKTIGDVRVPLKDLIQESSGITRFVNYQVRSPEGKPNGILNFSYKVNAQGKDMGIHFPTSEITGYSVVVHHHHESSDIQNPAESSSPVVHYPPPKPEDSSQETYPPAAEVSYPIQGTQQQSPYPPTPYAYYPPPPPPFSHGPPPPPPFLHGPPPPSGGAHHHPSHPSGFRPWAHYEVYDYSAHGSWSPNAGHSQSFGHGEIRRHDYRAYWNGR; encoded by the coding sequence ATGGAATCAAAATTTATGGAACTGAAAGTCATGTACTGCAATGATCTAAAGGCATTTAATTTCTTCCAGAAACTCCTGGTCTATGTCCTTGTTTCCCTTGTAAGCGAAGATCCTGACAAGAAATTGAAGCGGAATCAGCAACAGAGAACACCCACAGACACAGAAGATGATGGGAATCCTGCGTGGAATCATGAGATGCGGTTTGATCTGAGCGAGGTTTCTTTTGTAGATTGTGATCATCtatttcttcattttgatCTGCTGCACGAAGGGCTTTATTTTGGAAATAAAACTATTGGGGATGTTCGTGTTCCCTTGAAGGATTTGATCCAAGAGAGTAGTGGGATCACCAGGTTTGTGAATTATCAGGTCAGGTCTCCAGAAGGGAAGCCTAatggaattttgaatttttcttacaAGGTGAATGCACAGGGTAAAGATATGGGGATTCATTTCCCGACAAGTGAGATTACTGGATATTCAGTGGTTgttcatcatcatcatgaGTCATCtgatattcaaaatccagctGAGAGCTCATCGCCTGTAGTTCACTATCCACCACCGAAACCAGAAGATAGTTCCCAGGAAACTTATCCCCCTGCAGCTGAGGTTAGCTACCCAATTCAGGGAACACAGCAACAAAGTCCTTATCCTCCCACACCTTATGCCTATTACCCACCACCGCCACCTCCATTCTCGCACggaccaccaccaccacctccaTTCTTGCACGGACCGCCACCACCATCCGGTGGGGCACACCACCACCCTTCGCATCCATCAGGGTTCCGTCCGTGGGCGCATTATGAGGTCTATGACTATAGTGCTCATGGGAGTTGGAGCCCAAACGCTGGACATTCACAGAGTTTCGGTCACGGAGAGATACGGAGACATGATTACCGAGCTTATTGGAATGGTAGGTAA
- the LOC107260793 gene encoding pentatricopeptide repeat-containing protein At3g26782, mitochondrial-like: MLKLKPKLKHYFPRICSYSCGSLSAEAQILEAETQSPQQVVLSPDTCISLIKNTSGLHSLKALHASMLRSYLHLNLYFFTNLVAQYTSLGFISHAYSLFSTSNPTDAFLWNVMIRGFVDHAQYYDAILLYRQMVQLSIKPTNFTLTFVFKACGCLRDIEFGKQVHDDAVKDGYKLDLFVLNSLITMYARCGSYELSRQVFDKMSDRNGICWNSMIGACLITERYDEGVKLFWQMSGEGIRLDRAALLNVMRCVRTENDGNGVSRVARDAGFNLDQYVQNAAIGMYAKCGRLDLARSIFDGILNKDIVTWANMIEAYTQVDLPLQSLVLFKQMMLQNACPDSVTLLSVVRACTILASLQHAHAVHGIVIVTGGFFNSELAVETAVTDLYAKCGSLTYARKVFDRMQNRNIISWSAIISGYGMHGHGREALDLFNEMKASIKPDHIAFVSVLSACSHAGLIAEGWECFNSMTKIYGIIPRTEHYACMVDLLGRGGKLDEAINFIESMPIKPDAGVWGALLGACRIHSNVDMAEMVAKELLELDKKNPGRYVLLSNVYASCGNTKDADRIRTLMKNRGLRKISGHTTIEIRNKVYTFVAGDRSHPQTDLIYSELERVMDRIRQEGYTPDINFVLHDIEEETKEKMLYAHSEKLAIVFGLLNSEPKSVIRIRKNLRVCGDCHTATKFISKVTRREIVVSDARRFHHFKDGTCSCGDYW, translated from the coding sequence ATGCTGAAGCTGAAGCCAAAGCTAAAGCACTACTTCCCTCGCATATGCTCTTACTCGTGTGGTTCGTTATCTGCAGAAGCACAGATACTAGAAGCAGAAACACAATCTCCACAACAAGTTGTCCTTTCACCAGACACATGCATTTCACTCATCAAGAACACCTCTGGCCTCCATTCTCTAAAGGCCCTCCACGCTTCAATGCTAAGATCATACCTTCACTTGAACCTCTACTTCTTCACCAATCTTGTCGCTCAATACACCTCTCTTGGCTTCATTTCTCACGCCTATTCCCTCTTCTCTACCTCCAACCCCACTGATGCTTTTCTCTGGAATGTAATGATTCGCGGCTTTGTCGATCATGCCCAGTACTATGACGCCATTcttttatatcgacaaatggTGCAACTGAGTATTAAACCCACTAATTTCACACTCACTTTTGTTTTCAAGGCTTGTGGATGTCTTCGTGACATTGAATTTGGTAAACAGGTTCATGATGATGCTGTGAAAGATGGGTATAAGTTGGATTTGTTTGTTTTGAATTCGCTTATTACTATGTATGCAAGATGTGGAAGCTATGAACTTTCTAGACAAGTGTTTGATAAAATGTCTGATAGAAATGGTATTTGTTGGAATTCAATGATTGGTGCTTGTTTGATTACTGAACGTTATGATGAAGGGGTCAAATTGTTTTGGCAGATGTCGGGTGAGGGAATTAGACTTGATAGGGCTGCACTTTTGAACGTGATGCGTTGTGTTCGTACAGAGAATGATGGTAACGGGGTTTCTAGAGTTGCTAGGGATGCTGGATTTAATTTAGATCAATATGTTCAGAATGCAGCAATAGGAATGTATGCCAAATGTGGAAGACTGGATTTGGCGAGAAGTATATTTGATGGGATTTTGAATAAGGATATAGTGACTTGGGCAAACATGATTGAAGCATATACACAGGTTGATTTGCCTCTTCAATCTCTCGTCCTTTTTAAACAGATGATGTTGCAAAATGCATGTCCTGATTCTGTTACCCTTCTTAGCGTGGTCCGAGCTTGTACCATTCTAGCATCTTTGCAACATGCACATGCAGTTCATGGGATTGTTATTGTAACTGGTGGGTTCTTCAATAGTGAACTAGCCGTGGAAACTGCTGTAACTGATCTATACGCGAAATGTGGAAGCTTAACTTATGCTAGAAAAGTTTTTGATAGGATGCAGAACAGAAATATAATCTCATGGAGCGCCATCATTTCAGGATATGGCATGCACGGCCATGGAAGAGAAGCACTTGACCTCTTTAATGAAATGAAAGCTTCAATAAAGCCAGATCATATAGCATTTGTATCAGTATTGTCAGCTTGCAGTCATGCAGGATTAATTGCTGAAGGATGGGAGTGTTTCAATTCTATGACTAAAATATATGGGATCATACCAAGAACCGAACACTATGCATGTATGGTTGATCTATTAGGCAGAGGTGGCAAGCTAGATGAagctattaattttattgagagCATGCCGATAAAGCCAGATGCAGGTGTTTGGGGGGCACTGCTTGGAGCTTGTAGAATACATTCAAACGTCGACATGGCTGAGATGGTGgcaaaagaattattagaaTTGGACAAAAAGAACCCCGGAAGATATGTTCTCTTGTCTAACGTTTATGCATCATGTGGCAATACAAAAGATGCTGATAGGATCAGAACTCTAATGAAGAATAGGGGGTTGAGAAAAATTTCTGGCCACACAACTATAGAGATAAGAAACAAGGTTTATACATTTGTGGCTGGGGATAGATCACACCCACAAACAGATCTAATTTATTCAGAGTTGGAGAGAGTAATGGACAGGATTCGACAAGAGGGGTACACCCCAGATATAAACTTTGTACTGCATGATATTGAGGAAGAGACAAAGGAGAAAATGCTGTATGCACACAGTGAGAAGTTGGCCATTGTTTTTGGGCTCCTGAATTCAGAGCCGAAGAGTGTGAtcagaataagaaaaaatctCAGAGTTTGTGGGGATTGCCACACTGCTACTAAGTTCATCTCTAAGGTTACAAGAAGGGAAATTGTAGTGAGCGATGCACGCAGATTCCACCATTTCAAAGATGGTACATGCTCTTGCGGAGATTATTGGTGA
- the LOC8273064 gene encoding probable magnesium transporter NIPA8: MGEWVIGAFINLFGSIAINFGTNLLKLGHTERERHSTLDNDGASGKSHLKPIIHFQTWRIGIIFFFLGNCLNFISFGYAAQSLLAALGSVQFVSNIAFAYFVLHKMVTVKVLVATAFIVLGNVFLVAFGNHQSPVYTPEQLAEKYSNMTFLLYCMILILVVALHHYLYRRGEILAAISGQDLRPYWQMLLPFSYAVVSGAVGSCSVLFAKSLSNLLRLAMSNGYQLHSWFTYSMLLLFLSTAGFWMTRLNEGLSLFDAIVIVPMFQIVWTFFSICTGFVYFQEYQVFDALRTTMFILGMMCVFIGISLLAPDEPRGGEGKDNASLVSVVSSSVSSESDRLIKPAEDAQNKDPRTLVQGTMAKVMELIAKAKAACSISLGFGEDSINASAVLVMPMVSSKMTGFRGSVFDRPKIFSLKNSGWSKISMDEDGVKVLDSNPVLPQSL, translated from the exons ATGGGGGAGTGGGTCATTGGAGCTTTTATCAATCTCTTTGGCAGCATTGCCATCAATTTTGGGACTAACCTTCTTAAATTGGGTCATACTGAG AGAGAAAGGCATTCTACATTAGACAATGATGGAGCAAGTGGGAAGAGTCATTTGAAGCCCATTATACACTTCCAAACTTGGAGAATTG gtattatatttttctttcttggaaaTTGTCTTAATTTCATTTCCTTTGGATATGCTGCGCAG TCACTTCTTGCAGCCTTGGGATCGGTTCAGTTTGTATCCAACATTGCGTTTGCTTACTTCGTCTTGCACAAAATGGTGACTGTTAA aGTCCTTGTTGCTACGGCCTTTATTGTGCTGGGGAATGTTTTTCTTGTTGCCTTTGGCAACCATCAGTCTCCTG TATATACACCAGAGCAATTGGCGGAGAAATACAGCAACATGACATTCCTTCTTTACTGTATGATTTTGATCTTAGTTGTTGCCTTGCATCATTATCTTTACAG GAGAGGAGAAATTTTGGCTGCTATTTCTGGACAAGACCTTAGACCTTATTGGCAGAtgcttcttcctttttcataTGCTGTAGTTTCTGGTGCTGTAGGATCATGTTCAGTGCTCTTCGCAAAATCTTT ATCTAATCTGTTAAGGTTGGCCATGTCTAATGGCTATCAGTTGCACAGCTGGTTCACATACTCCAtgcttcttttatttcttagtACAGCTGGATTTTGG ATGACGAGGTTGAACGAAGGATTATCGCTGTTTGATGCAATTGTTATTGTTCCTATGTTTCAGATAGTTTGGACTTTCTTCTCCATTTGTACAGGATTTGTATACTTTCAGGAATATCAG GTATTTGATGCACTTAGGACTACAATGTTCATACTAGGAATGATGTGTGTCTTCATTGGCATTTCTTTGCTGGCACCTGATGAACCAAGAG GTGGCGAGGGCAAAGATAATGCATCTTTAGTCTCAGTTGTCTCTTCAAGTGTTTCAAGCGAATCAGACAG GCTAATTAAACCTGCTGAAGATGCACAAAATAAAGACCCAAGAACACTTGTGCAAGGAACAATGGCGAAAGTCATGGAGTTGATAGCCAAAGCAAAG GCTGCTTGTTCTATATCACTAGGTTTCGGAGAGGACTCTATCAATGCATCTGCAGTTCTTGTGATGCCAATGGTTTCGTCAAAGATGACAGGCTTCAGAGGAAGTGTGTTCGACCGGCCTAAGATTTTCTCCCTTAAAAATTCTGGTTGGAGCAAGATCTCAATGGATGAAGATGGTGTAAAAGTGCTAGACTCAAACCCAGTGCTTCCTCAAAGCCTTTGA
- the LOC8273065 gene encoding DNA cross-link repair protein SNM1 translates to MHNVVTGEDDEANYGNGDSNDNEWSLFMFDDEQLIEDDDEKENYEIETKDKETDDEEEEEESFAADFYRCGSDWSSLLLDRGDTNNNNIEKKLKQANLLDVWGLKNNNPKPKALPLTSSSPSPFKKLKIGSSSSSSIKPNYKNLIPKSIKPRVCPFYKKIPGTPFTVDAFRYGPIQNCSAYFLTHFHADHYGGLTKGWSHGPIYCTQLTARLLKLCLYVNSSFIHPLDLNTEYAIEGVRVTLLEANHCPGAALLHFRLSNGLCYLHTGDFRASKVMQSYHLLVNQKVNALYLDTTYCNPKYKFPSKEDVLNYVVRVTKDFLKQQPETLIVVGAYSIGKECVYLSISKALGVKIYASASRRQILESFGWSDLSRSLCTQPKDTPLHVLPISSLRVETLKDYLKKYINQYRAVLAFRPTGWTYSENVGKKLDLIRPISKGNVTIYGVPYSEHSSFTELKEFVEFLKPDKIIPTVNVGNPTNREKMQSHFREWLEG, encoded by the exons ATGCACAACGTAGTTACAGGAGAAGATGATGAAGCTAATTATGGAAATGGCGATAGCAATGACAACGAATGGTCGttgtttatgtttgacgaCGAACAGCTTATAGAAGACGACGacgagaaagaaaattatgaaattgaaaccaaagataaagaaacggatgatgaagaagaagaagaagaaagtttCGCCGCCGATTTCTATCGATGTGGAAGCGattggtcaagcttgttattGGACCGTGGagatactaataataataatatcgaAAAGAAGCTCAAACAAGCCAATCTCTTAGACGTTTGGGgattaaagaataataatccAAAACCAAAGGCTTTACCTTTAACATCATCATCTCCGTCTCcattcaagaaattaaagattggGTCTTCTTCTTCGTCTTCTATTAAacctaattataaaaatttaattcccAAATCGATAAAGCCTCGTGTTTGCcctttctataaaaaaatccCTG GAACTCCTTTCACTGTTGATGCGTTTCGTTATGGTCCAATTCAGAATTGCTCTGCGTATTTCCTGACCCATTTCCATGCTGATCACTATGGTGGTCTTACCAAGGGATGGTCACATGGTCCTATCTATTGCACCCAGCTCACTGCTCGTCTTCTCAAGCTCTGCCTCTATGTCAATTCATC ATttattcaccctttggatttGAATACTGAGTATGCCATTGAAGGAGTTAGAGTAACTTTATTAGAAGCTAATCACTGCCCAGGTGCTGCTTTGCTTCATTTTCGTCTGTCAAATGGACTTTGCTACTTGCACACTGGAGATTTCAGGGCGTCCAAGGTTATGCAATCCTATCACCTCCTTGTAAACCAGAAAGTTAATGCGCTTTACCTGGACACAACGTATTGCAACCCAAAGTACAA GTTCCCTTCCAAAGAAGATGTGTTAAATTATGTTGTTAGAGTTACTAAGGACTTTCTCAAACAGCAGCCGGAAACCCTTATTGTTGTTGGGGCTTACAGCATTGGAAAAGAATGTGTTTATCTTTCCATTTCCAAAGCATTAGGG GTTAAAATCTATGCAAGCGCTTCAAGGAGACAGATTCTGGAATCTTTTGGTTGGTCTGATCTTTCAAGGAGTCTCTGTACACAACCAAAGGATACACCTCTTCATGTGCTGCCCATATCTTCATTGCGAGTTGAG ACCTTAAAGGATTACTTGAAGAAGTATATAAATCAATACAGAGCAGTTTTAGCATTTCGACCAACAG GTTGGACTTACTCTGAGAATGTAGGCAAAAAGCTTGATCTAATTAGACCTATTTCCAAAGGCAACGTCACAATTTATG GGGTTCCATACAGTGAGCACTCCAGCTTCACAGAACTAAAGGAGTTCGTGGAG TTTTTGAAGCCTGACAAAATAATACCTACCGTCAATGTTGGGAATCCTACAAATCGAGAGAAGATGCAATCCCATTTCCGGGAATGGCTAGAAGGGTGA
- the LOC8273066 gene encoding LOW QUALITY PROTEIN: uncharacterized protein LOC8273066 (The sequence of the model RefSeq protein was modified relative to this genomic sequence to represent the inferred CDS: inserted 1 base in 1 codon) — protein MTSLTYQLFSSASLISLGLYRLIFATRNYLKSPQSYIAKPYHPLPFSSSSRFKHLQLYLLILCLLISFTHQTIISSDSDPLLKGRTPVHRFTSLQSASLIFLFLILSLALLLSETTSLLPLPPDLFFAIGSALLFLQYSVASSASAVQTSDIEAKCDTIFARISFVLGFLCLILAFKPRVFIADVGLGGAFCLLGLWALQTGLSLYXFIPEGCHRLLDVVNGIEGSTKCDLEESKLRAVAILDLMFVIHVMFVIVIVMVIYGVVAKSVGGVRRLGSYEALPTTTSTAADSNHIQMKALTGTQA, from the exons ATGACATCCTTAACTTACCAACTATTCTCATCAGCATCCCTAATCTCACTGGGACTTTACCGTCTAATCTTCGCAACTCGTAACTACCTCAAATCTCCCCAATCTTACATCGCCAAACCCTACCATCCTCTCCCTTTTTCCTCCTCCTCTCGCTTCAAACACCTCCAGCTCTACCTCCTAATCCTTTGCCTCCTCATTTCCTTCACTCACCAAACCATTATCTCCTCCGACTCTGACCCTCTCTTAAAAGGCCGCACGCCCGTGCACCGCTTCACTTCTCTCCAATCGGCGTCACTCATCTTCCTCTTTCTCATTCTCTCGCTCGCTCTTCTTTTATCGGAAACTACCTCTCTCCTCCCTCTGCCGCCGGATCTCTTCTTCGCTATTGGCTCCGCTCTTCTCTTTTTACAGTACTCTGTAGCTTCTTCCGCCTCTGCAGTCCAGACTTCTGATATAGAAGCAAAATGCGATACGATTTTCGCGCGAATTTCGTTTGTTCTCGGTTTCTTATGTTTGATTTTGGCGTTTAAACCTAGGGTTTTTATTGCTGATGTTGGATTAGGCGGTGCGTTTTGTTTGTTAGGTCTTTGGGCTCTTCAGACCGGGCTTTCGCTTT GTTTTATTCCGGAAGGTTGTCATAGGTTATTGGATGTGGTGAATGGTATTGAGGGGTCTACTAAGTGTGATCTAGAAGAGTCTAAGTTACGCGCCGTCGCGATTTTGGATCTGATGTTTGTGATTCATGTTATGTTTGTCATTGTTATTGTTATGGTTATTTATGGTGTTGTAGCTAAGAGTGTTGGTGGGGTTAGAAGATTGGGGTCTTATGAAGCTCTACCTACTACTACTAGTACTGCTGCTGATTCTAATCATATTCAGATGAAGGCTTTGACCGGCACTCAGGCTTGA